The Rhododendron vialii isolate Sample 1 chromosome 6a, ASM3025357v1 genome includes a window with the following:
- the LOC131331522 gene encoding sesquiterpene synthase Cop-like, giving the protein MGELATKEAFDWMSSFPLIVHASSVVCRLVDDVFGHKFEQERGQVVSSVECYMKQYGATEEEAIIEFQKRVTNAWKDMNSECLRPTSVPIPLLQPPLNLARAMYVLFKDGDHYTNSETMFKGFVTLVPVDPVPT; this is encoded by the exons ATGGGAGAGTTGGCGACCAAAGAGGCCTTTGATTGGATGTCTAGTTTTCCTTTGATTGTTCATGCTTCATCAGTGGTTTGCAGGCTCGTGGATGACGTATTTGGCCACAAG TTTGAGCAAGAAAGAGGTCAGGTAGTCTCGTCAGTTGAATGCTACATGAAACAATATGGTGCGACAGAAGAAGAAGCTATCATTGAATTCCAGAAACGAGTTACAAATGCATGGAAAGACATGAACTCAGAGTGCCTCCGCCCAACCTCTGTCCCGATTCCTCTCCTCCAGCCACCTCTCAACCTTGCACGAGCTATGTATGTTTTATTCAAGGATGGAGATCATTACACCAACTCTGAAACCATGTTCAAGGGATTTGTGACTTTAGTACCTGTTGATCCTGTGCCAACTTGA